In the genome of Podospora pseudocomata strain CBS 415.72m chromosome 7, whole genome shotgun sequence, the window CTCCAGAAGCAATTGGAAATTATTATTTTCTTTCGGCGATCTCTCATCTTCTGGACAAATATCACGGCGGAGCATCGAGATTGGCTGAAGAGTCACCCACACCCCCCCTGGACCATACCCTAGCACCCTCTCTCCTAAGCTGCTACGCCCGAAATTATTATTGCTCCCCGCGCTTGGAATCTCGACGGGCCATCCCAAACACTGGACAtaaccaccaacaccttttCGTGAACCTCTCCCCTTGCCGCCACCGACACACTTTCACAGCGTCTCACCACACCAGCGCACGCCTTCTGATCAGCACTCtctatttttctttttcttcttctcttttttttggtaaCTTGTTGTGTTTGGATACAGTAGTAGGTTGCCAGAGCTGTGCAGCCAGTTGGATTACTGCACCGCTTTCGCAATGGCCTCTTCCAAGGTAGCTAGGTctctctcaacaccaccggcaaaGCGCGGCGTCGGCTCCCACCCAACTGCAGGACTTTTTGAGCAGACAGAAACATGAGAACATGTGCTGACCACAATTTTCCTTCACTCGTTCAGGAAATTCAACAGACCTCTCGACCCCTGAACCACCGACCCTCCAtgacctcgtcgtcgtccatcCCAGGGGGCCTCACCCTGAGCCGCCAATCCCACTCCCGAAaccactcccactccatCATCGGAGCCACCCTCAACGGCACCCACCGCGTTACCCGTCGCAAGAGCATGACAAACACGGGCGCTAATGTTGCAGCCGTAGCTGCTGCCTTTACGGAACCCGGCGACGGGCCCATGCCCCTCCAGATCTCGGCCCGCCGAAACACACTGTCCAAGAATGGCCTCTCCCGGTCCGTGGTGGCTGGCAGCCTGCCGTCTCCGCCAGCAAGCCTGCCCAGTCGCAAATTCCTGGCCGGGACAGGCATGAGCAACTTGCAGGAGAATGCAATCGACGACGAACTCAATGACGCATCGGGGGATGACGCCGATTCGGCCTTCCAGAAAGCTCGCGTTAGAAGAGCAAGCGACGGACAGCCCCTGGTCAAGGAAGGTGGACGCAAGAGCAATCGCCCAGAGCTTCGCTGCGAGAAGTGCGGGAAGGGATACAAGCATAGCAGCTGCCTGACCAAGCATTTGTTTGTGCCCATTTTCCTTTCCCtaccctctcccaccacgtGGTCCCTGAGTGTGGAGCGAGGTATTCCGTGCCGGTCGTGGCTTGTCGACTGTGCTGTTTGAACACTATTGTTGACTTTGTCTCTGTCCCAGGTGGGAACATACCCCCGAATGGTCCTACACTTCCAAGCTCTTGATTTCGAAGCATCAGCAGGTGCAGCTGCTCGAGGCTGCTTCGGTACTCGTTGCTATGAACAAGGACTCAGCCACCACGCCCCCAGATTCGGCCCGGGACTTCAACAGCGAACAGGGTTCGGCGTCGCCCCCAGCAAGCGGCTTCtcggatccccaggaccggAGCTCGGCCGATACCACCCCACCGCCGCAGCTGGACGCTGTTGGCGCTGCGAACGGGTCGTACAGAAACTTCAGCAAGAGGTTCAGCAACGGCAGTGGGATTTCCCGGTCATATCAGTCTGCGCCTTTTGGAAGTTCAGCTCTTGGCAGCGTTCCAAACGGATCCGGGTTTGGCCACTTCCGGCAGCTGAGCCAGGACCAAAGACCAACATCGTCTGGCAAAAATGCTACCGGTCAGGCCGACAGcgagcttgctgctgccctgcTGGGTTGCAGTTTCGGTAGCCACAACGGGTCTTCGCGGACGGTCCACCTTCCGGCCGACGCACCTCCCGTGCCGCCCCTCCCTACCAAGTTCCTCGAGGAGGCCATGTTGGGCAGCAGCTTCATGAACAGTTACCCCAGCAGGGCTCCTGAGAGTTTCACCCGAGGAGAGCTCCGCCGTGTAGACGTCAAGATGGAGGAAGCCGAGAGCGTCatggacgaagacgacgaggacatgCGCTCCCGCGGCCGAAGcgaagaggacgacgacggtgtATTCGGCCGAATGGAGGAATAAGCTCGCGGCGGGCTTGTTCGGTTTTTATTTCGAGCGGGAACGCCTCGCCATGGTCTCGCTCGGGCGGGCTTTTATGATGTGACGAGGGATTCTGTTTTCTTATGTACCTTTATATTGTTGAACTATTGTAAATGAGGTCGCTCCGCCAACGGCCCTTATCACCGAAGAATGGAGAGCGTCGCGTCCTGTTCATGTCCCGCGGCATGGACCGGGGAGCCGACCAGCTTCACGAGGTTAAAGTGAGGGCTGTGTGCGAGCGTTGAGCGATTCCTCGAGCGGTTAGCGAGCGACTGTCTTTCAGAGACAAAATAAACGAGTATTTTGCTCTAATCAAACTAGAAATAATAAAGAAATGCACAAAGTTGAAAGAACAAGATGCAATGCAATGGTGAGGAGAATTCCGAACGGTGAAGACTGAAGCTGGGATTGGTCGGACGAGGACCAACAAACAGACTTTCAGGCTGCTACCGACTTGGATGTTCGTGTCAGCGACataggtggtgggtggtgttcAAAGCTTGATGGTAACTGggcgtgtgtgtgttgtgtgtgtgtgtgtgtgttttgtgAAGGGTAGTATTCTGTGCATCTCTTTTTATTGTATCGGTTGgcttgttgaaggtggatGGGAGCTTTGGGCAGCAGTCGGTTATTGTTGACAAACAGACGACGACAAGGCGACAAGGAgatggtaggtaggtaggactggggggatgggggagaagagaagcgCGGGGTTAGATGcagcgaggtggtggggactGGGAAGGCAAGACGTCACTGTATCCACACGGATTTTGGGGGGCCCCTGTTCCCACGCGAgtgtcgccgccgccgccgcggtgAGGACAAGCCTCTTTTCTGCGCTTTTGGTTCCATCtccgtttttttttttttgggaacACGAGAATTTTGATATCGACAAGCTACCTATCATTGCGCGAAGGACGGATAGGAAGTTTACATaatctttttcttcttcatacACAGCCTTTCACCCATTTTGGCGATACGGAGAGGTTAGATCTCACGAGCGCGCTCATCGCGCGTcgtcacacacacacacacacacacacacacgagATTTTGGCTACAGCGCCCACCCATCAAACGACAACAGTTTCGTGGATCTGACAGCAGATATTCACCGCGCCGACATCATGCCCCGAATCAaagaggcggcggcggatgcCCTTACTGCAGTGGAAAAGGCGTCTGACACGGTTGCCCACCT includes:
- a CDS encoding hypothetical protein (EggNog:ENOG503P0UP; COG:S), coding for MASSKEIQQTSRPLNHRPSMTSSSSIPGGLTLSRQSHSRNHSHSIIGATLNGTHRVTRRKSMTNTGANVAAVAAAFTEPGDGPMPLQISARRNTLSKNGLSRSVVAGSLPSPPASLPSRKFLAGTGMSNLQENAIDDELNDASGDDADSAFQKARVRRASDGQPLVKEGGRKSNRPELRCEKCGKGYKHSSCLTKHLWEHTPEWSYTSKLLISKHQQVQLLEAASVLVAMNKDSATTPPDSARDFNSEQGSASPPASGFSDPQDRSSADTTPPPQLDAVGAANGSYRNFSKRFSNGSGISRSYQSAPFGSSALGSVPNGSGFGHFRQLSQDQRPTSSGKNATGQADSELAAALLGCSFGSHNGSSRTVHLPADAPPVPPLPTKFLEEAMLGSSFMNSYPSRAPESFTRGELRRVDVKMEEAESVMDEDDEDMRSRGRSEEDDDGVFGRMEE